A window of Leptotrichia wadei contains these coding sequences:
- the pglZ gene encoding BREX-1 system phosphatase PglZ type A — protein MNLEQITKVLNSEFKKEGRRIVFWYDEKQEFLSEIEELKLENVKLLRLKQDELFKTKLRLEREDKESNYLIYAPFKRSEDRDNHLADTIMYSKLFSPDPISIIAQNLNLNDEFKEVMERHRKFFAAKDRREKFEKLVEEKGVNKKEDIEIIMMRIITNSKAEIFKGFDDVVRILITDKNRKESRYLVEFNKYNLEEKFWELCRLKFGYVDDDPSLTKLLIGIFLTYASEKITREIPVRFKELSIRSTVMVFLNRLRQISEYREIFKNLVSEVYSIIDGNKYFKNILPEYLLELDIFDFPDEKITKWIVERIVDENFSAKLQDKSIEEIIELRREKNIDNLKLKIEYKILEYAYKGIKNTNFETCSDLLEIIEKYAQKDYMIDTYYRKFCYYYDQLTENSEKYSRLLELLETKYTDKFLNPANIKFNDLLNYRELPKKINLQKDFYKNYVEINKNRIVVIISDALRYETGRELFYKMSRDETVDAEIEYQLGIIPSVTKLGMAALLPHDKIEIEVENGDFSVLIDGKACNDRVKREKILKSYDENSVALDFDEVFRCSKNELREVFRNKKKLYIYHNQIDSIGDKSNTENEVFEACQKAIEEIMNLIKKLRVESINNIIVTADHGFIYKRRKIDESDKIENFSSKNDVVNRRYIVTENEYGEIGTNEINMSDVLNNKNENLKVISPNTSSVFKVSGGGQNYYHGGISLQELIVPVIKVKTAKGSVDTELVKVGLISEINKITNLKISLDFLQKSAVTDIIKPTEFEIYFIDSNESIISNIENYKANSEETETVKRIKKLRFTLINKKYKKDEEYYLVVKNIETKIEERKKIIIDILFSDDFGF, from the coding sequence TTGAATTTAGAACAAATTACAAAAGTACTTAATAGTGAATTTAAGAAAGAAGGAAGAAGAATTGTTTTTTGGTATGATGAAAAGCAAGAATTTCTGTCAGAGATAGAAGAATTGAAATTGGAAAATGTTAAGTTATTGAGATTGAAACAAGACGAGTTATTTAAGACAAAATTACGTCTTGAAAGAGAGGATAAGGAGAGTAATTATTTGATTTATGCTCCTTTTAAGAGAAGTGAAGACAGGGATAATCATCTTGCTGATACTATAATGTATTCGAAATTATTTTCACCAGATCCAATTTCAATAATAGCTCAAAATTTAAATTTAAATGATGAGTTTAAAGAAGTTATGGAAAGACATAGAAAGTTTTTTGCAGCAAAAGATCGAAGAGAAAAATTTGAAAAATTGGTAGAAGAGAAGGGAGTTAATAAAAAAGAAGATATTGAAATTATAATGATGAGAATTATTACTAATTCAAAAGCTGAAATATTTAAGGGTTTTGATGATGTAGTAAGAATTTTAATTACTGATAAAAACAGAAAAGAAAGTAGATATCTTGTAGAGTTTAATAAATATAATCTTGAAGAGAAATTTTGGGAATTATGTAGATTAAAATTTGGATATGTTGATGATGATCCGAGTTTAACTAAGTTACTTATTGGAATATTTTTAACTTATGCTTCTGAAAAAATAACAAGAGAAATTCCTGTTAGATTTAAGGAACTAAGTATAAGAAGTACCGTTATGGTATTTTTAAATAGGTTGCGACAGATTTCTGAATATAGAGAAATTTTTAAAAATCTTGTTTCAGAAGTTTATTCTATTATAGATGGAAATAAATATTTTAAAAATATTTTACCTGAATATCTTTTGGAACTTGATATATTTGATTTTCCTGATGAAAAAATAACGAAATGGATAGTTGAAAGAATTGTTGATGAGAATTTTTCAGCAAAGTTGCAAGATAAATCTATAGAAGAGATAATAGAATTACGAAGAGAGAAAAATATTGATAATTTAAAATTAAAGATAGAGTATAAAATATTGGAATATGCTTACAAAGGAATAAAAAATACAAATTTTGAAACTTGTAGTGATTTATTAGAAATAATAGAAAAATATGCTCAAAAAGATTATATGATTGATACATATTATAGGAAATTTTGTTATTACTATGATCAATTAACAGAAAATAGTGAAAAGTACAGTAGGTTGTTAGAATTATTAGAAACCAAATATACTGATAAATTTTTAAATCCTGCAAATATAAAATTTAATGACCTACTTAATTATAGAGAGCTTCCTAAGAAAATAAATTTACAAAAGGATTTTTACAAAAATTATGTTGAAATTAATAAAAATAGAATTGTAGTAATAATTTCTGATGCTTTGAGGTATGAAACGGGGAGAGAATTATTTTATAAGATGAGTAGAGATGAAACTGTAGATGCTGAAATAGAATATCAGTTAGGGATTATACCTTCTGTCACAAAATTAGGTATGGCAGCATTGCTTCCGCATGACAAAATAGAAATAGAGGTCGAAAATGGTGATTTTTCAGTACTTATTGATGGAAAAGCTTGCAATGACAGAGTAAAAAGAGAAAAAATTTTAAAAAGTTATGATGAAAATTCAGTAGCTTTAGATTTTGATGAAGTATTTAGATGTTCAAAAAACGAATTAAGAGAGGTATTTAGAAATAAGAAAAAACTTTATATTTATCATAATCAAATTGATTCGATAGGAGATAAGTCAAATACTGAAAATGAAGTATTTGAGGCGTGTCAAAAAGCGATAGAAGAAATTATGAATTTGATAAAAAAACTTAGAGTGGAATCTATTAATAATATAATAGTAACAGCAGATCACGGATTTATTTACAAAAGAAGAAAAATAGATGAAAGTGATAAAATAGAAAACTTTTCGAGTAAAAATGATGTTGTGAATAGGAGATACATAGTAACGGAAAATGAATATGGCGAAATTGGTACAAATGAAATAAATATGTCAGATGTTTTAAATAATAAAAATGAAAATTTAAAAGTAATTTCACCAAATACTTCTAGTGTATTTAAGGTTAGTGGTGGTGGACAAAATTATTATCATGGTGGAATTTCGTTACAAGAATTAATTGTTCCAGTTATAAAAGTAAAAACTGCAAAAGGATCAGTAGACACGGAATTGGTAAAAGTTGGTTTAATATCAGAAATTAACAAAATAACTAATTTGAAAATCTCGCTTGATTTTCTTCAAAAAAGTGCTGTAACAGATATTATAAAACCTACAGAATTTGAAATATATTTTATTGATAGTAATGAGAGTATAATTTCAAATATAGAAAATTATAAAGCAAATAGTGAAGAAACTGAAACTGTAAAAAGAATAAAAAAACTAAGATTTACTTTAATAAATAAAAAATATAAAAAAGATGAAGAGTATTATTTGGTTGTAAAAAATATAGAAACTAAAATTGAAGAAAGGAAAAAAATAATAATAGATATATTATTTTCAGATGATTTTGGATTTTGA
- a CDS encoding type II toxin-antitoxin system RelB/DinJ family antitoxin → MAQAMINFRIDEKIKKEMEKICREMGMSMTTAFTIFATKVTKEKRIPFEITADPFYSESNMKYLEKVIADIESGKAKLVEHDLIEE, encoded by the coding sequence ATGGCACAGGCAATGATTAATTTTCGTATTGACGAAAAAATTAAAAAAGAAATGGAAAAAATATGCCGTGAAATGGGAATGTCAATGACAACTGCATTTACGATATTTGCGACTAAAGTTACTAAAGAAAAAAGAATACCTTTTGAAATTACTGCGGATCCGTTTTATTCTGAAAGTAATATGAAATATTTAGAAAAAGTTATTGCAGATATTGAATCAGGAAAAGCAAAATTAGTAGAACATGATTTGATTGAGGAGTGA
- the pglX gene encoding BREX-1 system adenine-specific DNA-methyltransferase PglX: MDKVALRNFAVNAKEKLEKEVRRKLELIGITENKIEEGIVSENDYLKIGNVELNKREIKQREILVKTLKEKVKEGNFQDALNELIEEIAYTWFNRIIAIRFMEVNDYLNDRIRILSSERENDREPQIIREVFNTDLEFSDDEKNYVYNLKEESKTEELFRFLFIKKCNKLNEILPELFEEAEDYSELLLPISINDEEGILRKLVDGVPKESFDIKKEGQIEVIGWLYQYYNEEKKKEVDKKTKKGKKVEQDDIPAKTQLFTPKWIVKYMVENSLGNLWMEGHPNENLEEKWKFLVKGEKQEEEIESKLEKLNENYKEMKVEEIKIIDPCMGSGHILVYAFDVLMDIYSNLGYSNRDAVQSILENNIYGLDIDKRAYQLAYFALMMKAREYYKRIFSKKLELNICYTRESNDINKEVIDFISNGNNKIKDELDLIYNSFLDAKEYGSLIEVPKIDYNKIKNRLLEIENTDFYNLFDELKKEEIKNKFYYVIKTSEILSKKYEVVATNPPYMGSSMMDSKLSKYTKKNYPDSKSDMFAVFIEKCNSLTAENGFCSMITMHAWMFLSSYEKLREKMTLIEILNMVHLGTRAFDEIGGEVVQTTVWIQRKNKISNFKGSYIRLVDFPGEKNKRNKFLETVENKDKKYYFRKVKENFEKIPGMPIGYWASENLLEDFEKGIKTSELIEPKQGLASSDNNLFLRQWYEVEEEKISYNTKSIEETEGNGYKWYTYNKGGGRRQWYGNYDYVVNWENNGKEIKEYASKLYKNYSRTIKNISYYFKEAITWPLITSGGYSIRYRELGSIHDVSGMSAFSENKLRLKYILGIMGTKISNFIFNMLNPTVNLQVGDFNNFPVIENEQIKPKVISIVDDCIKISKYDWNTFETAWDFKVSPLVNIERYVEEFENVKIGENGNVENKKIDKTQITLIEEAYSQYKEFTNNQFLKLKENEEELNRIFIDIYGLQDELTSDVSDKDITIAKIFDTDDEINDEIKGNNYVLTKADVVKQFISYAVGCMFGRYSLDEEGLAFAGGEFEKNKYSKFIPDEDNCIPITDSKYFSDDIVTRFVEFVKTVYGEEILEENLKFIAQALSDKNNAPKEIIREYFLKDFYKDHVKRYKKRPIYWLYDAGKKNGFKALIYMHRYNEQTTAKVRIGYLHELQKHYERRASFLKDEIESNNNRKKAEQELKKIKLQLEECKQFDEKMNHLSSEYISIDLDDGVKVNYEKVQTGRDGKKYEILGKVK, from the coding sequence ATGGACAAAGTAGCATTAAGAAATTTTGCAGTAAATGCGAAAGAAAAACTGGAAAAAGAAGTAAGAAGAAAATTGGAATTGATAGGAATTACGGAAAATAAAATTGAAGAAGGAATAGTTTCGGAAAATGATTATTTGAAAATAGGAAATGTCGAACTAAATAAAAGGGAAATCAAGCAAAGAGAAATATTGGTAAAAACATTAAAAGAAAAAGTGAAAGAGGGGAATTTTCAAGATGCTTTAAATGAGTTAATTGAGGAAATCGCTTATACTTGGTTTAATAGAATTATTGCTATTAGATTTATGGAAGTAAATGATTATTTAAATGATAGGATAAGAATTTTGTCTTCTGAAAGAGAAAATGATAGAGAACCTCAAATAATTAGAGAAGTATTTAACACAGATCTGGAATTTTCAGATGATGAGAAAAATTATGTTTATAATTTAAAAGAAGAAAGTAAAACAGAAGAACTTTTTAGATTTTTATTTATAAAAAAATGTAACAAACTTAATGAAATATTGCCTGAATTATTTGAAGAAGCTGAAGATTATTCAGAATTACTGCTACCAATTTCGATAAATGATGAAGAAGGTATTTTGAGAAAGTTAGTGGATGGAGTGCCTAAAGAAAGCTTTGATATTAAAAAAGAAGGACAGATTGAGGTAATTGGGTGGCTTTATCAGTATTATAATGAAGAAAAGAAGAAGGAAGTAGATAAAAAAACAAAAAAAGGGAAAAAAGTGGAACAGGATGACATACCTGCGAAAACACAATTATTTACACCAAAATGGATAGTAAAATATATGGTGGAAAACAGTTTAGGGAATTTATGGATGGAAGGACATCCAAATGAAAATTTAGAGGAAAAATGGAAATTTCTTGTAAAGGGAGAAAAACAGGAAGAAGAAATTGAAAGTAAACTGGAAAAACTGAATGAAAATTATAAGGAAATGAAAGTAGAAGAAATAAAAATAATAGATCCATGTATGGGAAGTGGACATATACTTGTCTACGCTTTTGATGTATTAATGGATATTTATTCAAATTTAGGTTATTCCAACAGAGATGCAGTTCAGTCAATACTGGAAAATAATATTTATGGTCTTGATATAGATAAAAGAGCATATCAGTTGGCATATTTTGCTTTAATGATGAAGGCAAGAGAATATTATAAAAGAATTTTTTCTAAAAAATTGGAGTTAAATATCTGTTATACAAGAGAGAGTAATGATATTAATAAAGAAGTAATAGATTTTATCTCAAATGGAAATAATAAAATAAAAGACGAACTTGATTTGATTTATAATTCGTTTTTAGATGCAAAGGAATATGGAAGTTTGATAGAAGTACCAAAAATAGATTATAACAAAATAAAAAATAGATTATTAGAAATAGAAAATACAGATTTCTATAATTTATTTGATGAATTAAAAAAAGAAGAAATAAAAAATAAATTTTATTATGTAATAAAAACATCAGAAATACTATCAAAAAAATATGAAGTAGTTGCAACAAATCCACCATATATGGGAAGTTCAATGATGGATTCTAAATTGTCAAAATATACAAAAAAGAATTATCCAGATAGTAAGTCGGATATGTTTGCTGTGTTTATAGAAAAATGTAACAGTTTGACAGCTGAAAATGGATTCTGTTCAATGATTACAATGCATGCATGGATGTTTTTATCTAGTTATGAAAAATTAAGAGAAAAAATGACATTAATAGAAATACTGAATATGGTACATCTAGGAACAAGGGCTTTTGATGAAATAGGTGGTGAAGTAGTACAAACGACTGTATGGATTCAAAGAAAAAATAAAATAAGTAACTTTAAGGGAAGCTATATAAGGTTAGTTGATTTTCCAGGAGAAAAAAATAAAAGAAATAAGTTTTTAGAAACGGTAGAAAATAAAGATAAAAAATATTATTTTAGGAAAGTAAAAGAAAATTTTGAAAAAATACCAGGAATGCCAATAGGATATTGGGCTAGTGAAAATTTGTTGGAAGATTTTGAAAAAGGAATAAAAACTTCTGAACTAATAGAGCCAAAGCAAGGATTAGCATCGTCAGATAACAATCTCTTTTTAAGACAATGGTATGAAGTGGAAGAAGAGAAAATAAGTTACAATACAAAATCAATAGAAGAAACAGAAGGTAATGGATATAAATGGTATACATATAATAAAGGTGGTGGAAGACGACAATGGTACGGAAACTATGATTATGTAGTAAATTGGGAAAATAATGGAAAAGAAATAAAAGAATATGCTAGTAAATTGTATAAAAATTATAGTAGAACTATAAAAAATATTTCTTATTATTTTAAAGAAGCAATAACTTGGCCATTGATAACAAGTGGAGGATATAGTATAAGATATAGAGAATTAGGCAGTATACATGATGTTTCAGGAATGTCAGCATTTTCTGAAAATAAATTAAGATTAAAATACATTTTAGGTATAATGGGAACTAAAATATCTAATTTTATTTTTAATATGTTAAATCCAACTGTGAATTTACAAGTAGGAGATTTTAATAATTTTCCAGTTATAGAAAACGAACAAATAAAACCAAAAGTAATATCAATAGTTGATGACTGTATCAAAATCTCAAAATATGACTGGAATACATTTGAGACGGCATGGGATTTTAAAGTAAGCCCATTGGTTAATATTGAAAGATATGTGGAAGAATTTGAGAATGTAAAAATAGGAGAAAATGGGAATGTTGAAAATAAGAAAATTGATAAAACACAAATAACATTAATAGAAGAAGCATATAGTCAATATAAAGAATTTACAAATAATCAGTTTTTAAAATTGAAGGAAAATGAAGAGGAATTAAATAGAATTTTTATTGATATTTATGGGTTGCAGGATGAACTGACTTCAGATGTAAGTGATAAAGATATAACAATAGCTAAAATATTTGATACAGATGATGAAATAAATGATGAAATTAAAGGGAATAACTATGTTCTAACAAAAGCAGATGTTGTAAAACAATTTATTTCTTATGCTGTTGGATGTATGTTCGGGCGTTATTCACTTGATGAGGAAGGTCTTGCATTTGCAGGAGGAGAATTTGAAAAAAATAAATATAGCAAATTTATCCCTGATGAAGATAACTGTATTCCAATTACGGACAGTAAATATTTTAGTGATGATATTGTTACAAGATTTGTAGAATTTGTAAAAACAGTATATGGAGAAGAAATACTTGAAGAAAATCTTAAATTTATCGCACAAGCCTTGTCTGACAAGAATAATGCTCCAAAAGAAATTATAAGAGAGTATTTCTTGAAAGATTTTTATAAAGACCACGTAAAAAGATACAAAAAAAGACCGATTTATTGGCTTTATGACGCTGGAAAGAAAAATGGATTTAAAGCACTGATTTATATGCATCGCTATAATGAACAGACTACAGCAAAAGTTAGAATTGGATATTTGCATGAGCTACAGAAACATTATGAAAGAAGGGCAAGTTTTCTGAAAGATGAAATTGAAAGTAATAATAACAGGAAAAAAGCTGAGCAGGAACTGAAAAAGATAAAATTACAGCTTGAAGAATGTAAACAATTTGATGAGAAGATGAATCACTTGTCTTCAGAATATATTTCGATTGATTTGGATGACGGAGTGAAAGTTAATTATGAAAAAGTGCAGACTGGACGTGATGGGAAGAAATATGAGATATTGGGGAAGGTAAAATAA
- the brxC gene encoding BREX system P-loop protein BrxC gives MKLKDMFRKPIDRDIKGVIKVGQKEEENMKQELEEYVVTNELQKHFRDFFSAYSKGINGNTDDMGVWISGFFGSGKSHLLKILSYLLSNKEINGKKAIDYFLEDNKIKDEMVIADMKIACQTSTDSILFNIDSKSDSTGNKGKDDILKVFLKVFNEMQGFSSIPHLADLERELRENNKYEEFKGKFQEITGKVWTEERHKFNFIRTKVAQTIEEIGFMSESGIKDWLEISKKDYSISIEDFAKMVNKYIKSKGNNHHVVFCVDEVGQYIGENTDLMLNLQTVTEDLGVQCKGKAWVVVTSQQAIDSITKVKGNDFSKIQGRFKTRINLTSTDVSEVIKKRILDKNEHANRELSLKYNEKESVVRNLIIFDDGIEKKIYENKKDFQEVYPFIPYQFQILSHVLTSVREHSSSGKHLSEGERSMLAMFKESAEKYKDSKVGILIPFDKFYDGLQSFLDHSHSIVITRAMENSYINPDKEENCFNVNVLKVLFMIKYVKEIKGTLENITTLMVENIDEDRISLKEKVKEALDILIKQTLVQKSGDVYIFLTNEEQEVEKIIDKIDVDTSEIAKRISEKVFEVFYKEKKYQYPKLGNYIFPFNKIVDDFQKENITHDISVNIVTSNSDYSGNQSLLLMKSSQENSVFIDLGENNSYINEIEMDIKIEKFLKSGELEGLPKGNSIKENKTIERREYIERSNRLLKEVLKNAEYYVGGNKLNLNAKEYESKINEALEKLVNNVYHKLEYITKPMSEDDIREIFVEKGNTLTAVESIKYNENAISEIVNHVRMIKEKNLKITLKEIKDKFSKAPYGWNEKDIEWIIARAFKNGKIELIKNRISLTLLNETTENIINSIIKKDNSERIYLGIKEKIDDRSVKIMNYVAKELFDVTLDISDTDKMIQEFKELSAEKINKIESFEKECQNKDYPGKEILSNGKKLFRKVLGLKDAREIFNEISGHEDDYYDFSEDFEPIEKFFEGDQKDIWDEATKLYKKYTNSKNYFSDDELEKISKNIKNILNDNNPYNRIKDLNELNRRFNEKYNKILDEKRKPITDSINETKEIALKRVEYAENIELKEQYIKKINNQFSEILEKVEKSENIKDIESYKNEAISLKNKLLNNFEKEEKILEEKEKANEISENIEEIKAKKPKRIGISEINKDRVWEIRNSEDIKEYLDKLKKRLEEELEDSEIVQVEF, from the coding sequence ATGAAATTAAAAGATATGTTTAGAAAACCTATTGACAGAGATATTAAAGGGGTAATAAAAGTAGGACAAAAAGAAGAAGAAAATATGAAGCAAGAATTGGAAGAGTATGTTGTAACGAATGAATTACAGAAACACTTTAGAGATTTTTTTTCAGCATATAGTAAAGGAATTAATGGAAATACAGATGATATGGGAGTTTGGATAAGTGGTTTTTTTGGAAGTGGGAAATCACATTTATTAAAAATATTATCATATTTACTTTCAAATAAAGAAATAAATGGGAAAAAGGCAATAGATTATTTTTTGGAAGATAATAAAATAAAAGATGAAATGGTTATTGCAGATATGAAAATAGCGTGTCAGACTTCAACTGATTCTATATTGTTTAATATTGATTCTAAAAGTGATAGTACAGGAAATAAGGGGAAAGATGATATTCTAAAAGTATTCTTGAAGGTATTTAATGAAATGCAAGGATTTTCTTCAATTCCACATTTGGCAGATTTAGAAAGAGAATTAAGAGAAAATAATAAATATGAAGAATTTAAAGGAAAATTTCAAGAGATAACAGGAAAAGTATGGACCGAAGAAAGACATAAATTTAATTTTATAAGAACTAAAGTTGCGCAAACAATAGAAGAAATAGGATTTATGAGTGAATCCGGAATTAAAGATTGGTTAGAAATTTCAAAAAAAGATTATTCTATTTCAATAGAAGATTTTGCAAAAATGGTAAATAAATACATTAAATCAAAAGGAAATAATCATCATGTTGTATTTTGTGTTGATGAAGTAGGACAATATATTGGAGAAAATACAGATTTAATGTTGAATTTACAAACTGTAACAGAAGATTTAGGAGTACAATGTAAAGGAAAAGCATGGGTAGTTGTAACTTCTCAACAAGCGATAGATTCTATTACAAAAGTAAAAGGAAATGATTTTTCTAAAATACAAGGAAGATTTAAAACAAGAATTAATTTAACTTCAACAGACGTATCAGAAGTTATTAAGAAGAGAATTTTAGATAAAAATGAGCATGCAAATAGGGAATTGTCATTAAAATACAATGAAAAAGAATCAGTGGTTAGAAATTTAATTATATTTGATGATGGGATAGAAAAAAAAATATACGAAAATAAAAAAGATTTTCAAGAAGTTTATCCATTTATTCCATATCAATTTCAAATTCTTTCTCATGTTTTAACATCTGTTAGGGAACATAGCTCAAGTGGAAAACATTTATCTGAAGGGGAACGTTCAATGCTTGCAATGTTTAAAGAAAGTGCAGAAAAGTATAAAGATAGTAAAGTTGGAATACTAATTCCTTTTGATAAATTTTATGATGGATTGCAGAGTTTCTTAGATCATTCACATTCTATAGTTATTACCAGAGCTATGGAAAATAGTTATATTAATCCAGATAAAGAAGAAAACTGTTTTAATGTGAATGTTCTTAAAGTGTTATTTATGATTAAGTATGTTAAAGAAATAAAAGGGACTTTGGAAAATATTACAACATTGATGGTTGAAAATATTGATGAAGATAGAATCTCTTTAAAAGAAAAAGTTAAAGAAGCATTGGATATTTTGATAAAACAGACACTTGTTCAAAAATCTGGGGATGTCTATATTTTTTTAACAAATGAAGAACAGGAAGTTGAAAAGATTATCGATAAAATTGACGTAGATACAAGTGAAATAGCTAAAAGAATATCTGAAAAAGTATTTGAAGTTTTTTACAAAGAAAAGAAATATCAGTATCCTAAACTTGGAAATTATATTTTTCCTTTTAATAAAATAGTTGATGATTTTCAAAAAGAAAATATTACTCATGACATTTCAGTAAATATAGTAACTTCAAATTCAGATTACAGTGGAAATCAAAGTTTGCTTTTAATGAAAAGTTCTCAAGAAAATTCTGTATTTATTGATTTAGGTGAGAATAATTCGTATATTAATGAAATAGAAATGGATATAAAAATAGAAAAATTTTTAAAATCGGGAGAATTAGAAGGATTGCCTAAAGGAAATTCGATTAAAGAGAATAAAACTATTGAACGTAGAGAATATATAGAGCGTTCAAATCGTTTGTTGAAAGAAGTTCTTAAAAATGCAGAATATTATGTAGGTGGAAATAAACTTAATCTTAATGCGAAAGAGTATGAAAGTAAAATCAATGAAGCATTGGAAAAATTAGTGAATAATGTATATCATAAATTAGAATACATAACAAAGCCTATGAGTGAAGATGATATTAGGGAAATCTTTGTGGAAAAAGGGAATACTTTAACTGCTGTTGAAAGTATAAAATATAATGAAAATGCGATAAGTGAAATAGTGAATCATGTACGTATGATAAAAGAAAAAAATTTAAAAATAACTTTAAAAGAAATAAAAGATAAGTTTTCAAAAGCGCCTTATGGTTGGAATGAAAAGGATATTGAATGGATTATTGCAAGAGCGTTTAAGAATGGAAAAATTGAACTTATAAAAAATAGGATTAGTTTAACATTATTAAATGAAACTACTGAAAATATTATTAATAGTATTATAAAAAAAGATAATTCAGAAAGAATTTATCTGGGAATAAAGGAAAAAATTGATGATAGAAGTGTAAAAATAATGAATTATGTTGCAAAAGAATTATTTGATGTTACTTTAGATATAAGCGATACAGATAAGATGATCCAAGAGTTTAAAGAATTATCGGCAGAAAAAATAAATAAAATAGAAAGTTTTGAGAAAGAATGTCAAAATAAAGATTATCCTGGGAAAGAAATTTTATCAAATGGGAAAAAACTTTTTAGAAAAGTACTTGGATTAAAGGATGCTAGAGAAATATTCAATGAAATTTCTGGACATGAAGATGACTATTATGATTTTTCTGAAGATTTTGAACCAATTGAGAAATTTTTTGAAGGAGATCAAAAAGATATTTGGGATGAAGCTACTAAATTATATAAAAAGTATACTAATTCAAAAAATTATTTTTCAGATGATGAATTGGAAAAAATATCAAAGAATATAAAAAATATACTAAATGATAATAACCCATATAACAGAATTAAAGATCTGAATGAATTAAATAGAAGATTTAATGAAAAATACAATAAAATCTTGGATGAAAAAAGAAAGCCTATAACTGATAGTATAAATGAAACAAAAGAAATTGCTTTGAAAAGAGTAGAATATGCAGAAAATATTGAATTAAAAGAACAATATATAAAAAAAATTAATAATCAATTTAGTGAAATTTTAGAAAAAGTTGAAAAAAGTGAAAATATAAAAGATATTGAATCATATAAAAATGAAGCAATCAGCTTGAAAAATAAATTATTGAATAATTTTGAGAAAGAAGAAAAAATATTAGAAGAAAAAGAAAAAGCAAATGAGATTTCTGAAAATATAGAAGAAATAAAAGCAAAAAAACCAAAAAGAATTGGAATTTCAGAAATTAATAAAGATAGAGTTTGGGAAATACGAAATTCAGAAGATATAAAAGAGTATTTGGATAAATTGAAAAAAAGATTGGAAGAAGAATTAGAAGATAGTGAGATAGTGCAAGTTGAATTTTAG